The genomic segment CCTTATGAATTAGTCTTAGAAGAGACTGAACAAACAGGGCAGGGGGAATATAATGTGGTTGCCAGCTGGGGTTGAGGCCTCCTATAAAGCCCAAATGATTAtgttctgtttattattattacataactCAGTGTTCTGTCACAGTAAAATTTGTTGGGAATGTATCCCTGCTTCACTAGCATCTCCTCACAGTAAGGACTGGGGTTCCCAGGAGTTAGGCATCAAATTGCACAGTTAGATCTCCTTAGTAGGCCAGCTGACTAATCTGTTATCATACGATATGCTGTTATTTCCGCTGGTTATTGTGTATGGTCATTTCTCTTGGCATATAGTTGAATAAATTGAACAGGTGCCTTCTGGACATCAAGGTACTGAGAGGGATGGGATAGAGCAGTATTTAAGGTCCGCTCTCATGACCCTTTCATTTTGTGGGGAACAAAACTCACATCAGGTAGTAAAAGAGCAGGATGAGGGGTAGGGATTCTGGATTGCTGCTTGATATTAAAGAGTCAGGGAAGATCTCTGATAAATTATATTgaagcagagacctgaaggaaggaggggagtAAGCCTTTGATACATATCTGGGGGGAAACTGTGGGCCAGGCCCTTGCATCTATGTCTGCTTTCTAAGCAGATTAAATAAAAGAGATGACACCCATTTATGTCAACATACTGCTGGCTTTTCCGAACTGCAAGAAAACGTTAAACACATTCACTCCTATCTTCCTGaaatataataccatttataCTCCGTGGTACCTTTTTCCTCTTTGGGTATCAGATTTGGGGTTTTATAGATTCAACTTGTTCCACTTAGCTGTATTTAATATTTCCTTACCGACTACATTGTCACAACCTGGCCAGGGGGAGCCCCCTTAAACTGGCTGCTTTGTCCTTTCAATACTGCCTCAAGCCTTTTTAAAAGCACCCTTATTTTTTGGCAACAAGGTATTCTAGGCCTGCTGTaatccctcccacccaccaaaATACAATTAGCTGTTTTCCACAGAGCCCTGAGTAGTACCAGAGGCCTGGTCCAGCTGGGGAGTGTACCTTCCACTTGACTGGCCTAAGAACTGGTTGTAGCCCGATTACACTGCTGTTGGGCCACCAGGGAAACACAGGCCTGGGAAATAGATCTTTCTTAAAGTCTCGAGTTCACACAGGCATCTCCAATGTAGCCGTCctgactgaatttttttcatttcattctaatatttttttctcgAACGTACCTACATAAAATGTAATCCCTTCTTTACCAGATTAACAAAATACGGTATTTCTGTACCACAGAGTACTgtttagcaataaaaagggaaTACTCATACATGTTAAGTAGATTTGCATTATGCatcaaaaacattatgcttagTGACAGAAGCCAGACCCACAAGATGCCATGCGGTAGAATTCCACCGATACGAAATATCCAGAAAAGGTAAATTGTAGAGACAAAGCAGATCTGTGGTCACTTAAGGCTGGGGTAGGAATAGGAAGCTCTTGGGAGGATGGAAAAGGACGTGGTAGGAAATCGCACAGCTCCATAGACTGACTAAATATCATTGAGTTTATATTCAAAATAGGTGACTTTTATGGGCatgtaaattatttcttaatacaACTATTAAAAAATTGAACCCTTCTGCCAATTTCTACCTGTACCTCAGTTGGTTATACTAACCTAAGATGttccattgtattttcttttctaaccaAAAAATCCCACCTAAACCTATTTTCCACACCCTGTGGTTTTTATAACCCTCCTGATCACAAGTCTCCTTATTCTTTTTAGAAGCCATGTCCTTGTTTGGATCCCAGGTATAGCCAGAACATCACAATTCATTGCTCATCTGTTCATGCTCTCCATTTTACATGGGTGCCTCATTTTTATGAACTATTTTATTTCCCCCCTGATGACTGAAGAGGTCAGCAGTTGCCAGTGATTGTGCCTTCCTTTAGAGCTGCTGTGAGGAGTCAATGTGAAGCTTTGCTCACCAGCTGTtcccaaaatatgtaaatatcaaCCCAAACCACCCTCTGACCTCCAGCGGTGCAACTCCACAAagacacattttatttgaaaatactggATTTAATAGAAAACATCACATTGTAAACAAGTCCATTGATCCATTAGCCTAAGACAGAATGACAGCACAATTATATAAAAGCTCAAGACCAAACACTGGTACCAAACACAGCACTTGAAGAGAGACCTGAGCTGGTCTCTGAAAGATCTTTCCAGAGGAAGCAGCAGCTTCAAACAGGCACAGAaacagggaggggaaggcagcaTCCACTCCACGAAGGCTTGAGAGTCAAAAGGCAGAGCAGTAAACTCATGTTGTGAACAAGGGGTGAAGGATAAAGGGGCAAAAGGGCTGTATTTCCCGATGTTCTGGGAACAACAGAGCATGCCTTAGGAACCTGAGCAGGTTGGAAGGGCAGGGTATTTTATGTGGGGAAAGGCTATTAGGCAACTTTAGAAGCATTTGGTATGCTGTCTTGGCACTCACCACTCAGGGCAGCAGGAGAACATGTCACTCGTGTTGTGACTAAACTTTGGCCTAACTGAGCTATTGCCCTGGCCCCTATCTCCTTAGCTGAACACACTGACCCTGTGGCAGGATCTGTCGCCCCAGTGAGACCTTGGAACAAAAACATGGGGCTCTGGGGGAAGAGGATTTCCACCTTCCTCCAGGTGCCAGAGGGTCCCGGAGGGAGGGGAGTTTGACGTGGATAGGCCCCTTGAGGCTCTGAGTTTATCAGCAAAAGCCTTCTTTTTGGCCCTAGCCACCCAGGTCCTCCTCCCCCAAGGAGTCCTCCAAGTTCATGGAAAGGCCAACTgtgagagcaggaaaaaaaaacaactatggaaagaaagtaaggaatcattttcttttcatggcaCTTATAACTGAACAGAAGGTTGAGAGTTTGTTCCTTATCTggaacagtgattctcaaatgagAGGCTGGCCTACTACCCAAAGGGCTTTCAAAGGCTCTACTACCCCTAGTTGAGAATCAGTGTACGTAATGGTAGAAATTCCTGACGGGAGTGTGGTTGTACAGGACAACAGTGCCAAAGGCAGAACAAAAGCTAAAAAACCGTAATCTCTGTAGGGCAGACATCAAAATTATGGAGTacatttttctaagactttttttctaattaaagtaaGTTAACAAGTCCTTCTCCCTGTAGCTACACTCATGACTGGGCTCTGTGCTACATAGCCAAGAACAGTAAGTGTACCCATTGATCTGGAGTAACCATACTggattaaagaaatacaattctGTCCTCCTAAAGGCCATTTCCAGAATTGCTCTGTCCTAAAGAGATACTCAATGCTAGGATGAACACAGGCTAATCACCATATGGTTTCTCGGAAGACtggtttttctctgtttctttctctttgataCTGTACAAGGGATCCACCAACTTGTTATGAACAAGCATTAAAcctgtgaaaaattaaaaacaaaagtagtaaaTGCAGGTAGAGGCAGAGTTCCATGATTATGAACAGTAATCTCAGAGCTCTCAAATTTTGTCCTAGTACTAAAAATCATCTTTTCTCTATGGCTCTAAATGATAAAGCTACTAAGAGTAGGAAAAGAATTTCTTATTCCCAATGAATGCTAGAATCCACAGCCTTCTGTAAATTCATTCTTTAGAGGTGCTGGCTACTGAAAGGTTAATTTTTTCACCAAAGCATAAATTCCTAATTTGCCTGCTTCGTTAATGATGGTTTTCCCCTAAGTTGGCTTAAAGCAgtgtgtcctttttcttttgtttatctacttttaagtattttatttttaagattttaagattttatttatttagcagtgagagcacaagcagggggagtagcagagggaaagggagaagcaggctccccaccaagcagggagcctgacttagggctcgagcccagcaccctaggatcatggcctgagccaaaggcagacacttaactgactgagccacccaggtgccccgcagtgtgtccttttttaaaatagaagagaaagagatcCTCATGAGAGTTCAGTGCCCTACCTAGAGGGAAAAGGCCTGTATGAGAccttgaaagattaaaaaaaaaaaaaaaaaaaaaacaacccagagcTTCAATAACCCTGCCAAGAGATTACCACATAGCCCATGGactacttttcatttcattgtctttttgcCTCCTTAGAATGAATAGGCCTCCAGAAATAGACCTTTGCAGTCATGGATGGAAGAGCAATGACTCTGTATTCTGGGACCGTTAAGGTTCGgtttttattaaaatcagaatTGTCTCTGAAAATGGACAGAGCAAGAAAATGAGGTCCACTTCTCACACCCGGCATACCCCAAATTTGGCCGCCCACTGCCATACCTACCTTTTGCCTCCCCTCACCTTTGAAATACTTGACCGTTTTCACTTTCAGCTCCAGGGTGGCGTCCTCGTCACACACAAACACCGTGCGGGGATGCTGCTGGAAGGCGGATACAGTCCACATGTGGCTCACTCCCTCCTCGATGGCCTTGTATAGGGCAAAGGCCTTGTGAGCACCTGTGATGAGGATCATCACCTGGGGGGTCAGAAAACAAGCCTGTGACAGAAGAGAATGAGCACTGGGACCCAGAGTCCAGAAACCTGAGTTTTGGTCCCGTCACCACAACTGGCTGTAAGCACTGTTGTTTTTAACAGACCGTTTTATGTTGTTAGCCTGCAGCACACAGTGCTCACTGCTGTCCGCCTTCCCGTGGATCCCCGGAGGCTGGGAGCATCACAATCCCCATGTTCTAAGATGAGGAGATGCACTCCAGGGGCTTAAGTCAGTTCTGATCTGGAGTCAACGCTCTAGGCCACCCTGTGGTGGTGTCTCCTGGTACCTTTGATGACGGCTACGAACGTGTATGCCAGACAAAGGCCCACGCCACTTATCCCAGCAGTTGGGACACTGAGTCCCAAGGGGTCTTAGCCTGGGTGAGTTTTCCCAAGTACAGTCTGAACAATAGGGGTTCCAACCTGCACCATCTGCTGGGGGCTACAGAAGTGACAGTAATGGTTATATGTGTAGCCCCTGACATTTGATCCCACAAAGGCTGCCCCTTAATCTGGTCACTTTCAATGTCAAGTATTTGACTGATAGGAGTTGAGGTGATGTTTTATGTTCAAATAAATTGAGACTCCCTCAACAGTTAAAATATCAGGAACATAAGCGCTGGAAAGTGATTGTAAAGGAACTCTGCTCTCTTAGTCTCCTCTCACTGTAATTCGATTATACCATGGAGTTGTGAATGGGATTTACTGTTTCTCTCCTAAAAGATGAGACACCAGAGGCATAGAGAGAATGCCACTCTTAGTTCTGGATCCCAGAAGTCCTGATTTCCAGACCCAGGTCCTTTCCCCAGATCCCAATATCCTCCCATTACAGGGAGAGCCCTCACACCCTAGTGTATCTAAGCTGTAAGGCCAAACACAGCAGAGTGACCGCCAGAGATACTGGGTCAAGGTCACCTAAGAGAAAGCTGGTAATGTCATTCGTCTCACAAAAGTTCTCTTGAAATAGGGAgcttttttttcatatatggagATGCTTGTTTACAGATCTGGCAAAGAAACAAACTACAATGTTAATAGCTGCTTCCCACTGAATATACCTCTGAAAGGAAgagcaaatacttttaaaattctagtcAAAGACAATAAAGAAACTGGAACCACAGAAAATTGATACCCAACTTTCTAGGGAATAACACACTAAAGTGCATTTAGACACTTAGGTTTAAATcacagttctctgtatttatgactCCTCGAGCACAAGGCCATGACCAAAAATATCCTGGGGTAGCAGAGGGAACCCCCTTCAAACAGTGACCTCCGCCACCTGCAGAGAACCAGCAGTCCCTCTCGTACCTGGGCAAAGGCAAATTCCTATTCAGACGTTGAGTAGTGCTGGGCTCCTCTTTGCCTTGAGAAGCTCCACAAGAGCGCATAAGCAGCGGCCAGGGAGCCCGCAGCCTCCCATGCAGCCAGTGTGGAAAGGGTTCTGCTGAGAATAGACTAACAGTTGCCTCCAAAGAGGAGGGAGGACCAGTGAGGATCAGCTGGGATTTTAGCCATATTTTTAGTAACAGTGTAGTCAGGTGGTACCTGTATAGTTGGCAACAAAAAGTCAAGTCCGACCCCCCAAGGAAGGCCTGGGCTTCCAGATGCGCTTACCTCTCTAGCATCCATGAGAGTGCCCACACCCACTGTCAGGGCCATGGTGGGCACCTTGGTGAGATCACCATCAAAGAACCTAGCATTGGCCAGGATGGTGTCCATGGCTAGAGTCTTCACACGGGTTCTGGACACCAGACTGGAGCCCGGTTCATTGAAGGCAATGTGTCCATCAGGGCCAATGCCTGCCGGGAAAAAAAGGCCAGGGCAGCCCTGTCAGTCCCAGGGAGCCAAGAGTTCAAGAACAGACAATTTACCCTGCCCCACCTTGGGTATATAATACCCTTGAAATCCTAGCTCTTTTCTCACTCACCCTGGGCAGGTACATTTTAAGCATAAGGTCCTCTCCTTTCTCTACCTCCTGCCCGTTTCTGTTTGAGGTACACACACGTCCTGGTCACCCTGTGATACCCCTCAGAAAACTAAGTAAAAGGTACCCCAAATAGCTTCCGCTTCCCTAGGTCACTGAAGGGTAACTTCTCTCTCCTGCCAGTAGTCAGGGGGCCTGCTGCTGGGATAGAGCAAGTAACCAAACTGACTCGACAAGGAGTAGCAAAGTTTATAAAAGCTTAGAACACGAGTGCTCTTAGCCTCTTCCTCTTACTTTGAATTAGAGAAttaagtctaggggcacctgggtggctcagtgggttaaagcctctgccttcggctcaggtcatgatcccagggtcctgggatcgagtcccacatcgggctctctgcttggcagggagcctgcttccccctctctctgcctgcctctctgcctacttgtgaccgatctctgtctgtcaaataaataaataaaatctttaaaaaaaaaaaaaaaagaattaagtctaGAGCAGTAAAAGGCAGCCATACTCCTGTGGGCGGCTCCAGAGGTGGCAAAAGATGGAAACATAAGGGAGCACCCAGGGAAGAAACAAAGCACAAACTGACAAGGGGACACCTTGGGTGTCCTGCTTTCTTGCCACTGCTCCAGCTGACCTGGGGCAAGTCACAAAATTTCTCTGGGGTTCAATGGCTATCTATAGTGTGAGGGGTCTGAATGAGGAATCTTCTCCAACTATAGGAGTCTGATTTTAACTGTTCAGGTGAGTCCCATGGACTGATCCATAGAAAACCTTACGACTAGGGAATAGACTCTTGAGAGTCCCAATCCAAGCATCTCACTTTACCACCAAGGCACGGAAGTGCAGAAAGAGATGTCCAAGATCACATGGCCACTAAAGCACAgccaaggcagggagagagggcaccTATCTAtgtcttccctgcctcctcagGGGAATAAATGATTTCCACTCTTACTAGGGCAGTGAGAAAGCTGGTGGGAGACAAGCCTGGGTCCTGTCCTGTCCTTCCATGTGTTCTCAGCACCCTGCACCTGCCCTGGATACGTGCCGCCAAGTGTCAATCTCACCTCCAACGAACAGCTCAATCCCCCCTGCAGCTCTGATCTTCTCTTCAAAGGTGTCACACTCAGCTTGCAGATCAGGTGCATTCCCATCCAGAATGTGGGTGTTTTCTGGGAGGATGTCAATGTGCTTGAAGAAGTTGTTCCACATGAAGGAGTGGTAACTCTCCGGGTGGTCTCGAGGAAGGCCTATGGGACCATGGCAACATTTAGTCATGCCCCAGCTAAGCCAGAGCCACCCTCCCAAGGCGGATACCAGGATGCCCTCAGACCTCCCCAGACACTTTAAGAGGAATGCCCATCAGGGGCCCTGGGGCATCAGTCTGCAATCAGCCATGACTGGCTGAGATCCCTGTGTCCCACCACCACCTGTGACGGCAGGACTGGACCACACTGACTATACACCGGGAGCCTAAGAAATCCCCtcattttcatctccttttcaCAAGGGAGTAACTGTAGACAGGAGGCCAGGGCCACTCTGGGTTTCTGGAGGAGGCCTACAACCTGGGGTTAGAGCTTGGCCCATCTGGGAAAGCAAGTAAGTATACCCCTTAGTATACCCCTGTGCCTCCCATCCCACCATTCATCCCCAGATACACCCCTTAGCCTGAACCCCAAATTGAATACCAGCTGGTTGGAGACAATTATCTCAGGgcttccccatttttcttttttagccaaGAAGAGAAAGTTTCAAGTGAGTGAGTGTTTCATTAAACATGAATGTTTAATGTCAGctgtaaaaaggaaattctgacactcTACAAGGACAAACCTTGAGGACATTTCGTTGAGTGAAATGagacagtcacaaaaagacaaatactctgtgattccacttaaatgaagTATCTGGAGCAGTGAAATTCACAGAAGCACTGAAATGGTGGTTTCTAGGGGCTGGGAGCATGGGCCATGGGCAGTTGGTGTCAAAtcggtataaagtttcagttttgtaagatgaagaCTTCtggacattattaaaaaaaattatagttttgaaagaaaaagttctggagattggttacacaacactgtgaatatacttaacactgcTGAACTCTACATATGAAACCGGCTGGATGGTAAATTTACcacaattgaaaacaaaaatattccgAGTGAAGCCTTATAAAATGATGGCAGGTGGGAGGAGCGGGTAGGTGGAAGTGACAGAAGACCAAGGTATAGCTTTCAGCACTGGAAGGGACACTagtctctgctcctctcccagtgcctggcataaagGGGAGCAGGAGGATGAACACTGGAGACAGCAACCAGACAGACACTGAGGGACGATCCCACCTGTAATCACTGGTTACAGAAAGAAATGGCACGGAGTCGGGGAGGAGGTCTAACATTCACAACGCTTGCTCTGTACAAGAGGCTTCCGTATCTGTTAGATCACATAATGCTTATGACCTAAGCTCAGCCTTCAGAGCATTGTATAGCTGGAAGAGACAAGGCCTGGAAGAGACAGCTTTCGCTAACTGAACTTAGCACCAAACATCACTGGTTCCCGGAGACCTCCCTATTCCTCTCCTGGAATCAGGGACGACCTGGAAAGAGACAGACTCACCCACATACTCGTCCATGTTGAAGGTCTTCACATATCTGAAGGACAGGTCTCCATTCTTATAGTACTCAATGAGCTTCTTGTAGCAGCCAATAGGGGTACTCCCTGTGAGAGAGGCCACAGCCATGAACACCCTTCGGCTCCCAGCTCCCGATGACTCCCAGGAAAGAGGGCTACTCAACAGGGAGAACCTGGCAGATCTCAAGTCCTCTCCCGGTGCCCCAATCCTAACGGCCATCCCATCAGTGCTTCTGAAGGCCAGCTCCCCACTAGACTGGAAGCTCCAGGAGGCCAGGGCTATGTCTGTCTTGTCTGCTGCTGAATCCCAACACTCAGCACACTGCTGACTGGAATGACTGGAATTAGTAACCTGAGTAAACGTCACACTGACCTATTCGATGAGCACCTCGTATGGGAGACAGTGGGTCACATGACAGGAACACAGAgggcagagagacacagcagcCATTTGGAACAAGCTCACTGGCTAGGACTGGGACATGAAG from the Mustela nigripes isolate SB6536 chromosome 12, MUSNIG.SB6536, whole genome shotgun sequence genome contains:
- the GNPDA1 gene encoding glucosamine-6-phosphate isomerase 1 isoform X1; amino-acid sequence: MKLIILDHYSQASEWAAKYIRNRIIQFNPGPDKYFTLGLPTGSTPIGCYKKLIEYYKNGDLSFRYVKTFNMDEYVGLPRDHPESYHSFMWNNFFKHIDILPENTHILDGNAPDLQAECDTFEEKIRAAGGIELFVGGIGPDGHIAFNEPGSSLVSRTRVKTLAMDTILANARFFDGDLTKVPTMALTVGVGTLMDAREACFLTPQVMILITGAHKAFALYKAIEEGVSHMWTVSAFQQHPRTVFVCDEDATLELKVKTVKYFKGLMLVHNKLVDPLYSIKEKETEKNQSSEKPYGD
- the GNPDA1 gene encoding glucosamine-6-phosphate isomerase 1 isoform X2, yielding MKLIILDHYSQASEWAAKYIRNRIIQFNPGPDKYFTLGLPTGSTPIGCYKKLIEYYKNGDLSFRYVKTFNMDEYVGLPRDHPESYHSFMWNNFFKHIDILPENTHILDGNAPDLQAECDTFEEKIRAAGGIELFVGGIGPDGHIAFNEPGSSLVSRTRVKTLAMDTILANARFFDGDLTKVPTMALTVGVGTLMDAREVMILITGAHKAFALYKAIEEGVSHMWTVSAFQQHPRTVFVCDEDATLELKVKTVKYFKGLMLVHNKLVDPLYSIKEKETEKNQSSEKPYGD